A single window of Rubripirellula lacrimiformis DNA harbors:
- a CDS encoding polyprenol monophosphomannose synthase, with protein MAPPPLAPKPRVLIGVCTLNEADNIVTMLPLLRRSVPDADILVIDDRSTDGTIQLVEAAAKQDPKIHLDVRDERGLGGAIRHAMQAAVDRGYDFFINLDGDLSHNPQQLPQLLERSLALPAVDVVIGSRYVDQGKIVGWPMHRRIMSRMVNRFATLCLRLPVQDCSGSMRCYRVSAIEKISLGTMRSNGYSVLEEILVRLHRNGSPMAEVPITFTDRLRGQSKLTPKEAARSIWQMLKLAAGS; from the coding sequence ATGGCCCCGCCCCCCCTGGCACCGAAGCCGCGAGTCCTGATTGGTGTCTGCACGCTGAACGAAGCCGACAACATCGTGACGATGCTGCCGCTGCTTCGTCGGTCGGTTCCCGATGCCGACATCCTGGTGATCGACGACCGTTCGACGGACGGAACCATCCAGTTGGTGGAGGCGGCCGCCAAGCAAGATCCCAAGATCCATTTGGATGTTCGTGACGAGCGTGGATTGGGCGGTGCGATCCGGCATGCCATGCAAGCGGCGGTCGACCGCGGCTACGATTTCTTCATCAACCTTGACGGCGACCTTAGCCACAACCCGCAGCAGCTGCCGCAGCTTTTGGAACGATCCTTGGCGTTGCCGGCCGTCGACGTCGTCATCGGATCGCGTTACGTCGACCAAGGAAAGATCGTGGGTTGGCCGATGCACCGCCGAATCATGAGCCGGATGGTCAACCGATTTGCCACCCTCTGTCTAAGGCTGCCCGTCCAAGATTGCAGCGGATCGATGCGTTGCTATCGGGTTTCGGCGATCGAAAAGATTAGCCTCGGCACGATGCGCAGCAACGGCTATTCGGTTTTGGAAGAGATTTTGGTGCGTCTGCACCGGAACGGGTCGCCCATGGCAGAGGTTCCGATCACCTTCACGGACCGACTGCGAGGGCAGAGCAAGTTGACGCCCAAGGAAGCCGCACGTTCGATCTGGCAAATGCTAAAGCTTGCCGCCGGCAGCTGA
- a CDS encoding sulfatase family protein, whose protein sequence is MMLRPTFGSFIGIWIFILGGAIHSGWAQSSAPPNFVVFVADDMAWEDCGANGNPAVRTPNIDRLAAQGMRFTRAVLTCSSCSPSRSSILTGRYPHNTGAGELHLPLPGDSVLLTSPLRQVGYWTAAIGKWHVGEAVGDQVEDRQGSPPPKMGDAWVAALQRRPKDQPFFLWAAHLDPHRAYQKGAVDPPHDPADVIVPPMFPDTLPVRQDIALYYDEITRFDQHIGQVLDELDAQGVADNTMVLVISDNGRPFPHCKTRVDLPGVGTPFVVRWPARVKPGISDALVSSLDIAPTITKLAGASVSDTFQGRDFSPLLWDPTAEIRQYAFAEHNWHDYRAFERGVHNRQYCYVRNWLPGTPGTPPADAVNSPTFAEMKRLLASGDLTQAQASCFVTPRPTEMLYDVHQDPNCLDNLAADPEMRSVLDQMRSALSQWQDQTTDRFPGEHRLTPDGFDRQTGKKLPSMSGAHPGPGK, encoded by the coding sequence ATGATGTTACGACCGACTTTTGGCAGTTTTATCGGTATCTGGATCTTCATTTTGGGGGGGGCAATCCATTCGGGCTGGGCCCAGTCGTCTGCGCCGCCCAACTTTGTCGTCTTTGTCGCCGACGATATGGCGTGGGAAGACTGTGGGGCCAACGGAAACCCGGCCGTGCGGACGCCGAACATCGATCGCTTGGCCGCCCAGGGCATGCGGTTTACCCGCGCCGTGTTGACCTGTTCGTCGTGTAGCCCCAGTCGCTCGTCGATTTTGACCGGTCGATATCCCCACAATACGGGGGCCGGCGAACTGCACCTTCCCTTGCCTGGCGATAGCGTGTTGTTGACTTCGCCGCTTCGTCAGGTTGGATATTGGACGGCCGCGATTGGAAAGTGGCACGTGGGGGAGGCCGTTGGCGACCAGGTGGAGGATCGCCAAGGTTCGCCACCACCCAAAATGGGTGACGCTTGGGTGGCCGCTCTGCAGCGACGACCCAAGGATCAGCCCTTTTTCCTGTGGGCAGCGCATCTGGATCCGCATCGGGCCTATCAAAAGGGTGCCGTCGACCCACCGCACGATCCGGCCGATGTCATCGTACCCCCGATGTTCCCCGATACCCTTCCAGTGCGCCAGGACATCGCGTTGTATTACGACGAAATCACGCGATTCGACCAACACATTGGTCAGGTGCTGGACGAATTGGACGCCCAGGGCGTCGCCGACAACACGATGGTGCTGGTGATCAGCGACAATGGGCGACCCTTTCCCCACTGCAAGACACGCGTCGACCTTCCGGGAGTGGGCACTCCCTTTGTCGTTCGTTGGCCCGCCCGGGTGAAACCCGGAATCAGTGACGCATTGGTCAGCAGTTTGGACATCGCGCCGACGATCACCAAGCTGGCCGGCGCGTCCGTTTCGGACACCTTCCAAGGCCGTGACTTCAGTCCGCTGTTGTGGGACCCGACCGCGGAAATTCGCCAGTATGCGTTCGCCGAACACAATTGGCACGACTACCGCGCGTTTGAACGCGGCGTTCACAACCGACAATATTGTTACGTGCGGAATTGGTTGCCCGGCACTCCCGGCACACCGCCCGCCGACGCCGTCAACAGTCCCACGTTCGCCGAAATGAAGCGTTTGTTGGCATCCGGCGATCTGACGCAGGCCCAAGCGAGCTGTTTCGTCACGCCGCGTCCCACGGAAATGCTGTACGACGTCCACCAGGATCCGAACTGCCTGGACAACTTGGCAGCCGATCCCGAGATGCGATCCGTTCTGGATCAGATGCGGTCGGCCCTGTCCCAGTGGCAGGATCAAACGACCGATCGATTCCCGGGGGAGCACCGGTTGACCCCGGATGGGTTCGATCGCCAGACGGGAAAAAAACTGCCCAGCATGTCGGGAGCCCACCCCGGTCCGGGGAAATGA
- a CDS encoding NAD-dependent epimerase/dehydratase family protein, which produces MNHALITGATGFIGRHLVERLIDRGQRVTCLARPHSNTQPLVEMGAEIATGDVTDRESIGSAMREVDVVYHLAGMTKGFRRGDFDRVNEQGTDNVASVCHEQSKPPVMVLVSSLAAAGPTTVGNPRTESDPAAPVSIYGFSKLAGEQAAIHYADKVPLTIVRPPIVLGEGDHDGFAMFDSIGRWGVHAVPNWTDDQVSVIDAKDLCAALAVAADSGTRVSPSDPTAGIYFAANDETPTYAELGRMIGRSMGRNNVFIARIPPAMMWTVAGISDLAGRIRRRPNILNWDKAREATSGSWTCSARKLRTDTGFQPAAPFAARLAQTTAWYIENGWMKAPVLRPRHSTALEHLRSAGQNSLRDS; this is translated from the coding sequence ATGAATCACGCATTGATCACCGGCGCGACAGGCTTCATCGGCCGGCACCTTGTGGAACGACTGATTGACCGCGGCCAGCGAGTGACCTGCTTGGCTCGCCCCCATTCGAACACTCAGCCGCTGGTGGAGATGGGAGCCGAAATTGCGACCGGCGACGTCACCGACCGCGAATCCATTGGCAGCGCGATGCGAGAGGTCGATGTCGTTTATCACTTGGCCGGGATGACCAAGGGGTTTCGGCGCGGCGATTTCGACCGGGTCAACGAGCAGGGGACCGACAATGTGGCATCGGTGTGCCACGAACAATCCAAGCCGCCGGTCATGGTCTTGGTGTCGTCATTGGCCGCCGCCGGCCCCACGACCGTCGGAAACCCTCGCACGGAATCCGACCCCGCCGCCCCGGTATCGATTTACGGGTTCAGCAAACTTGCCGGCGAACAAGCCGCGATTCACTATGCCGACAAAGTTCCCTTGACGATCGTTCGCCCGCCGATCGTGCTGGGGGAAGGCGACCACGACGGATTCGCGATGTTCGATTCGATCGGCCGATGGGGTGTGCACGCAGTGCCCAATTGGACGGACGATCAAGTGTCCGTGATCGACGCCAAGGATCTGTGTGCCGCGTTGGCCGTCGCAGCCGACTCGGGCACCCGCGTTTCCCCGAGCGATCCGACCGCGGGGATCTATTTTGCGGCCAACGATGAAACGCCAACCTACGCCGAATTGGGGCGGATGATTGGACGGTCGATGGGCCGCAACAACGTATTCATCGCTCGCATCCCACCGGCAATGATGTGGACGGTCGCGGGAATCAGCGACTTGGCGGGCCGAATTCGCCGCCGCCCAAACATCCTGAACTGGGACAAGGCTCGCGAAGCGACCTCGGGATCGTGGACCTGTTCGGCACGCAAATTGAGAACCGACACCGGGTTTCAACCAGCGGCGCCGTTCGCCGCGCGGTTGGCACAAACGACGGCTTGGTACATCGAAAACGGCTGGATGAAGGCTCCCGTCCTGCGACCACGCCATTCGACCGCGCTGGAACATCTACGCAGTGCTGGACAGAATAGCTTGCGAGATTCCTAG
- a CDS encoding DUF1552 domain-containing protein, whose product MNSPKSSVLSRRTVLRGLGTAIALPWLEAMTRTTAVASTPGKPPVRLGYFYVPNGVHMPQWRPQPPAGGPATETQPNTNKPSSVTSDSEHRLTDLPSILQSLQNPNVIDRVCVISNLEAKHCFAKGAGHEPAGGGFLVGAHCKHSEEPEVGGISVDQLAARHIGIRTPVDSLALGIDPGHRGDHGFSGTYLSHISWRSKTMPATLELNPRELFERLFHDSRPRRPDWNAPKPTADLSRIDPIQGSILDLVREDTRSLQRQLGFADQRRLEEYLHGLRSLEQRIAQHAIDPQSHHQNSFNEDPSQRALHDGESADWIPELIIPDGRGIPTRYADHVNLMLDILTLAFQTDTTRVSSFMFSYEKSGRSYAEIMAPGSHHSTSHHQGNVDMQMELTRINTHHMELFARMLERMSQIQEGDSTLLDNVALLYGSGISDGNRHNHDDLPVLIAGGGGGVLRGGRHIAMAKPTPICNVYLEMLRAAGIDRESFGDSNDGFSRLT is encoded by the coding sequence GTGAACAGTCCAAAGTCATCGGTTCTATCTCGACGCACCGTCCTGCGCGGCCTGGGTACCGCCATTGCTTTGCCCTGGCTCGAAGCGATGACCCGGACCACCGCGGTGGCGTCCACGCCCGGCAAACCTCCGGTGCGGCTGGGATATTTCTATGTTCCCAACGGGGTTCACATGCCCCAGTGGCGTCCGCAACCGCCGGCTGGCGGGCCGGCAACAGAGACGCAGCCCAACACCAACAAGCCGTCATCGGTCACCAGTGACAGCGAACACCGACTGACGGATCTGCCGTCGATTTTGCAGTCGCTGCAGAACCCCAACGTCATCGATCGCGTTTGCGTCATCAGTAATCTGGAGGCCAAGCATTGCTTTGCCAAAGGTGCCGGTCACGAACCGGCCGGCGGCGGATTCCTGGTGGGCGCCCACTGCAAACATTCCGAAGAACCGGAGGTCGGCGGAATCTCCGTCGATCAGTTGGCAGCCCGGCACATTGGCATTCGCACTCCGGTGGATTCTCTTGCCCTTGGCATCGATCCCGGGCACCGTGGCGACCACGGGTTCAGCGGCACCTACCTATCGCACATTTCTTGGCGAAGCAAGACGATGCCAGCCACGTTGGAACTGAACCCGCGTGAATTGTTCGAAAGGCTGTTCCACGATTCGCGGCCCCGACGCCCGGATTGGAACGCGCCCAAGCCGACTGCCGACCTGTCTCGGATCGATCCTATCCAAGGCAGCATTTTAGATTTGGTTCGCGAGGACACTCGATCGCTTCAACGCCAACTCGGTTTCGCCGACCAACGCCGACTGGAAGAATACCTGCACGGGTTGCGAAGTCTGGAACAGCGGATCGCCCAGCACGCGATCGACCCTCAATCGCACCATCAGAATTCTTTCAACGAAGATCCATCGCAGCGGGCACTGCACGACGGCGAATCCGCAGACTGGATTCCCGAATTGATTATCCCGGACGGCCGCGGCATTCCCACGCGATACGCCGATCACGTCAACCTGATGCTAGACATCCTGACACTGGCGTTCCAAACCGACACGACGCGTGTCTCGTCGTTCATGTTTTCATACGAAAAGTCGGGTCGTTCGTACGCCGAAATCATGGCCCCAGGATCCCACCATTCGACATCGCATCACCAAGGCAATGTCGATATGCAGATGGAACTGACTCGCATCAATACCCATCACATGGAATTGTTCGCTCGCATGCTGGAGCGAATGTCGCAGATTCAAGAAGGCGATTCGACGTTGCTGGACAATGTCGCGTTGCTGTACGGCAGCGGCATCAGCGATGGCAACCGACACAACCACGACGATCTGCCAGTACTGATAGCCGGCGGTGGCGGTGGCGTACTGCGTGGCGGCAGACACATCGCGATGGCCAAACCAACTCCCATCTGCAACGTCTATTTGGAAATGCTTCGCGCGGCGGGGATCGATCGCGAATCATTCGGCGACAGCAACGATGGGTTTTCGCGGCTGACCTGA
- the floA gene encoding flotillin-like protein FloA (flotillin-like protein involved in membrane lipid rafts), translating to MLGLVLAALAFGLLLIFFFVFARYFGLWIQSQLTRADISFFNLLGMTFRKVNTRAIVRSKIMATQAGLSDPEMTSEALEAHYLAGGNVQQVIRALIAAKKAKTISLTFREASAIDLAGRDVLEAVKTSVYPKVIDCPPRGSAKPSLDAVAKDGIQLKVKARVTVRANLQQLIGGATEETIIARVGEGIVSAIGSAASHKAVLENPDVISKAVLAKRLDSQTAFEIVSIDIADIDVGANIGARLQADQAEADTQVARARAEGKRAKAVAVEQENQAKIQESKAQVVLAQAAVPRAMAEAFRSGNLTILDYYKLQNVNADTEMRRSLAISATEAAEAREPQGS from the coding sequence ATGCTGGGTTTGGTCTTGGCCGCCTTAGCATTCGGGTTGCTACTGATCTTCTTTTTCGTGTTCGCCCGCTATTTCGGTTTGTGGATTCAATCCCAACTGACACGGGCAGACATCTCGTTCTTTAATTTGCTGGGGATGACCTTTCGAAAGGTCAACACGCGAGCCATTGTGCGCAGCAAGATCATGGCGACGCAGGCTGGTCTTTCGGATCCAGAGATGACCAGCGAAGCGTTGGAGGCTCACTACTTGGCGGGCGGCAACGTCCAACAGGTCATTCGCGCTCTGATCGCTGCCAAGAAAGCCAAGACGATCTCGCTGACGTTCCGCGAGGCATCCGCGATCGACTTGGCCGGCCGCGACGTCCTAGAAGCCGTCAAAACCAGTGTCTATCCGAAGGTCATCGACTGCCCGCCACGAGGATCCGCGAAACCGTCGCTGGACGCGGTTGCCAAAGACGGAATCCAGTTGAAAGTAAAGGCACGAGTCACCGTTCGCGCCAACCTGCAACAATTGATCGGTGGTGCGACCGAGGAAACCATCATCGCTCGCGTCGGCGAAGGGATCGTCAGTGCGATCGGTAGTGCCGCCAGCCACAAAGCGGTGCTCGAAAATCCCGATGTGATCAGTAAAGCCGTGCTGGCCAAACGACTGGATTCGCAAACTGCATTCGAAATCGTATCGATCGACATCGCGGACATCGACGTCGGTGCCAACATCGGCGCCCGCCTGCAGGCCGATCAAGCCGAAGCCGACACGCAAGTCGCTCGCGCACGTGCCGAAGGCAAACGCGCCAAAGCGGTCGCCGTCGAACAAGAAAACCAAGCCAAGATCCAAGAGAGCAAAGCTCAAGTGGTGCTAGCTCAAGCCGCTGTGCCACGCGCCATGGCCGAAGCCTTTCGCTCTGGCAACCTGACCATCTTGGATTATTACAAGCTACAAAACGTGAACGCCGACACCGAGATGCGTCGATCGCTTGCGATCAGCGCTACCGAAGCCGCCGAAGCTCGCGAGCCTCAAGGCAGCTAG